The DNA segment TTCGTCACCAACATTCACTCCGCCTAAAGATGTCCTTTCAAGAGTAGCATTAAAACCACCACTAATTTCCCTCCCGATAAGTATCTTATTGCGATCGCCATCTTCCAAATATCTTCCGGAAACAATTTTCGAATTTATTTTCAGAACTTTTGATTCTTCCGAAGGCACTATCGAATATAGATACCAACTGCCGTTTTTGACATTAGTTCCTTCTTTTTTGGGGTCATACGCAATGCCAACACCGGATTTATAATGCTCGACTGCGCCGGTTACGCCCGGAATGCTCTTGATATTGTCCAACGTCTTTTCTGCTTGTTTGATATAGGCATCGCTTTCGCTTTCCTTGCTTGGCTCAATAACAATATTTCCGTATTGATAATCTATGGTCTGGCTGTTTACAGCACTAATAAGTCCCGACATCATCGAGGCGATAAAAAGAATATTAATGAAAAGCAAAACCACCACCAAGATAGTCATCACAACACTTTTCTTGTTGCTATGTTTCAGTTGTTTAAAGCTAAACCAGCAAGCAATGAAAAAATTTCTAAGCATTTTATTATAATTTAAGAAAATCTAAAAATTTGCTTAAAACGTCCTTGTTTTCCTGATGCATTGATTCATTCAATTGCGATAATTTTATTTTTGTCGCTTTTTCTCCGGCCGAAATTATATCTTTTCCGTCCAGAAATTTCCCCCAATGCGCATTTCCAACACGAGGATTAATAATAATATCGGCATTTTCGACATTCCGATGAGCCAGGTGATGGCGCAAGAGATTGATTGAATTTTCAGCCATTTTATAAAAACCGAATTTATTGTTTTCATTGTTACTATCGGCAAAATAATCGGCATCCAAATTAACCGCGATTACCAAGTCCGCTCCCATTTTTCTCACTACTTCGACAGGAACAGGCAGGGACAATCCACCATCGGCCAACATTTTTCCGTCACGCTCTACGGGCTTAAAAACTAATGGCAAAGAAATACTGGCTCTGATTGCGGAGGCAACATCGCCTTTGTTTATAATAACTGCATCGCC comes from the Parcubacteria group bacterium genome and includes:
- a CDS encoding patatin-like phospholipase family protein: MAKLKRPKIGLALGSGGPRGLAHIGVIKILEENNIPIDFIAGSSIGAMVGGFYAATKDIRQVEEIALGTNWKMILALIDPSFRQGLLGGKKVNTFIEDHIDKMDFSDLKVPLSVVATNFKNGDAVIINKGDVASAIRASISLPLVFKPVERDGKMLADGGLSLPVPVEVVRKMGADLVIAVNLDADYFADSNNENNKFGFYKMAENSINLLRHHLAHRNVENADIIINPRVGNAHWGKFLDGKDIISAGEKATKIKLSQLNESMHQENKDVLSKFLDFLKL